The sequence below is a genomic window from Felis catus isolate Fca126 chromosome A2, F.catus_Fca126_mat1.0, whole genome shotgun sequence.
TGGCCCGGCACTCCCAAGATTCTGCGGAAGCAAAACTCAAGCGAGGCTTCACGAACTCATGATCCCATTTGTGTGTCTCACTTTGCTCTGCTTGGTTGCCCAGGACAAACTTCGTGTATCACATGGCACTCACTTAGAAAGTGTTCATTTGCTTGGGTGTGTGTGCTGTGGTTGCAGAGCGAGTGTTAACGGGTTCTACTGAGAAGCCCTCTGTCTAAAACCCCTTCCCGACGGTACCGTGCAGCCCACCTGGGGCAGTAGGTGTCTGTcactgagtgtgtctgtgtgtgtgtgtgtgtgtgtgtgtagttctctCTCCCTGGAGGATTTGCTCTTCCGGCTGCTGTCAGGCTCCAGTTTGTAGAGTAATGGTGGAGGAAGGCACTGTGGAAGAATGGAACTAGCCCCCAGCTGGGAGTCTAGGCTGGTCACACCATTGACTTTGTGACTTTGTGACTCTGGTCAGTCACTGAACTTCTCTGAACGAATATCACTTTTCTTATCAACACAAAAGGGGTGATACTGTGTATCAACCAGGGCACCGGTGGGATTTTAGATAGAGCAGACTGCTCCTTGAGGGCCATTTTATATGGTGCTCCCCAGACCTGAGGACAGTCAGCTTTCTGCTCCCTAGCTCCAGGAGctccaggggggagggggggcgggggggtcctCTCCCTGACTGAGAATCAGTGGACTAGATCAAGTTTCTGTCTAGTTGCAGAATTGTCTTCCACAGTCCACGcggttgggggcggggagacGTTGCCTGATTCTCCTAGAGAAATGCCAGGGCACTTTCGATCATTCCCCAGACTCAGATGGCTGTAACTTGCAGCCTttcaagccccccacccccaccacccttcCGGGTACAGCAGAAGCTAAGTGATGGAGGTTGTGCCTCCTACAGCTGCCTTTACCCACAGCCTGGTTGGGGTTCTATAGAGCAGTCAAGTACgcacagaaagaggcagaggtcACAGAGAGCTTGGGGAACCATCCCTGAATAGCTCAGAGAGGGTCTCGTGTGCTGCTGGTGCTCAGCTTCCACGTATGCTGTAGCCAAGCAGCATGAACCTCTGGGCCAAAGCCACCTGGGATAATAAGACCAGCTGATGCTCTCAGAGTCAATCAGTAAATGTTTCCCAGGGCTTTTTATATTTCGTGCGCTTTCTGGGCCTCACAATTCCCACAACGGTCCCAAAGATAAGGAAGATGTCCCCCTTTTATAagggataaggaaactgaggttcagagtgaCCAAGTATTTTGCCCGGAGGATAAAGTCAGGTCGTGCAAGCGGGATTGCACCTGAGGGAGTGTGTTTGCAGAGCTGGCCTCTGGGGCGGGATTCCACAAGCGGAGGTGGTGCCAGTCACACCCCGTGCAGCAAGCCCGGCTTCCATCGCCCCCACTGCACATCCGCCTGGCATTCCATCAGTCTCTGTGGTCGAGGGAGGCCGCCTCCCTTCACCAGCACATAGTTCTTCTCATGCAACCCGCTGAGCTCCCGTCGGGGCTAGGTCTGCATGAGCTCTCATTCCCagctccctttcctttttccttcgcGGTGAcgtttctctgctttcctctcgACCCCAGCAGACATCTCAGCCAAGCCCTGGTGGTCAGTCTTCATGCAGCAGCCAACAGTCCCCCATCAGCAACTATTCCAACAGTGGGCTCGAGCTTCCTCTGACCGACGGCGGGGGTGTGGGAGACCTCGGGGCCATCGACGAAACCCCAATCATGGACTCGACCATTTCCACTGCCACCACGGCCCTCGCTTTGCAAGCCAGGAGGAATCCGGCAGGGACCAAATGGATGGAACACGTAAAACTAGAAAGGCTCAAACAAGTGAATGGAATACTGCCACGACTGAACCCCATTCTACCCCCCAAAGCCCCTGCAGTCTCTCCTCTCATAGGAAACGGTGAGTTCCGTGTCCTACCTCACGTCAGCTCAGGGCTGTCTGTTCTTTTCTGTACAAACCAGTGTGAGAGGAACCAGGCTTGATGTGTGTTGGTATGTCCCCTGGTCCTCACATTATACTGTCAGCATACGTACGTGTCAGGGTTGCCTTTCTGGGGagtccatattttaaaaacaggtaaTAAGGGGATGATCCCGAAACAGAAAGTAGCACACAGGATGATAATACTGTATGCATGACTACCGTTCTGATGGTGAAATTGTAGCTGTTAGACCAGGGTGGGGAGATCCCTGCAACAAAGACATTTGGGGTTAGCATTGCCATCTGGTTTCCAGTCTACAGTTGGGAGTTCCacagccaccttttttttttttttttaatgtttatttatttttaagagagacagagacagtatgagtgggagctgggcagagagacggagatacagaagccaaagtaggttccagcctctgaactgtcagcacggagccggatgtggggctggaactcacggaccacgagatcatgacctgggctgaagtcaggcgcttaacctactgagccactcaggtggcccagTTCAGCAGCCACCTTGATTTGACGTTTCAAGGGAAGCCAGGCAGCCTTTTGCACTGGCAGACCCATGTCAGGTTTCGCTCCTGAGATTGCACCGAATACCAGGGCTGTATCCTAAAAGGGGAACCTCCCCACCCACCAGCTCAGGCAGACTCCCTCTTCTCAGGATGTCCGAGGAAGCCCTCCAGTCCATATGACACTCCTGGAATGGCCTTGGCCTTGCCTGTAACCCAGGCACTGTGTGCACATCCCAGGACTCTTCATCTTGCCCTAGACCTCCACTTGTGAAGCTGCTTAACTGATCCAGGGTGATTTTACTGTTTTGTCTAAGCCGGGGGTCGGCCAGCTTTCCCGCCGGCTTGTAATCCCGGGGCCTGTTCCACGTCACCCTGAAACGAATCCGTGTTTCCCACCCTTCCTCCGTAGGCACTCAGCCCAGTACCAGCTGCAGTTTGGGCGGGCCCATGACTCTGCTCCCGAACAGAAGCGACCTTTCTGGTGTGGACATCACCATGCTGAACATGCTCAACCGGAGGGACAGCAGCACCAGCACCATCAGCTCCGCCTACCTGAGCAGCCGGCGCTCCTCGGGCATCTCCCCCTGCTTCTCCAGCCGCAGGTCCAGCGAGGCGTCCCAGGCCGAGGGCCGGCCCCAGAACGTGAGCGTGGCCGACTCGTACGACCCCATCTCCACGGACGCGTCGCGCAGGTCCAGCGAGGCCAGCCAGTGCGAGGGCCTGCCCAGCCTGCTCAGCCTCACGCCCGCGCAGCAGTACCGGCTGAAAGCCAAGTACGCGGCGGCCACGGGCGGGCCGCCCCCCACGCCGCTGCCCAACATGGAGAGGATGAGCCTGAAGACCCGGATGGCCCTGCTCGGCGACGGCAGGGAGCCCGCGGGGGCCCTGCCCCCCGTCCACCCTCCGCGGAGGTGTAGCGACGGGGGCGCCCACGGGTCGGGCCGCCGCCCTCTACTGCCCCCGGACGTGCTGGGCAACGGCGTGAGGAGGGCCAGCGACCCGGTGAGGACGGTGTCCGAGAGCCTCTCCCTGCCCCGCGTGCAGCGGTTCAGCAGCCTCCACGGCTTCGACCCCCCGGGTTTGCCCCCATCCCTGGACAAGCGGAACTTAGTGCTTCAGAACTACACTCGGCCCGAGGGCGGCCCGCCCCGCCACTTCCTGCCGTCTCCCTGCCCTCCGAGCATCACTGAGAACATCACCCTGGAGTCCCTGACCGTGGACGCCGACGTGAACCTGAACGATGAGGATTTCTTGCCCGATGACGTGGTGCAGTATTTGAATTCCCAGAACCAAGCGGGGTACGAGCAGCACTTCCAAAGCGCCGTCTCTGACGACGGCAAAGTGCCCCCCGGGCCCGGCTTGGGGAGCGGGCCCGGGGACTTTGAGCCTCCGGAGCTGCCCGACGGCCACGCCGGCCAGCAGTACCGCCGGCTGGAGCAGCCCTGCACCGAAGCCAGCAAATCCGACCTGCCCATTCAGTGGAACGAAGTCAGCTCCGGCAGCGCCGACCTGTGCTCCTCCAAGCTGAAATGCGGCCCGCGGCCCGCGGCGCCGCAGCCGCGAGCCTTCGGCCTCTACGGCAACCCGGGCGCACACCCACAGGATGCCTTGAGGAGCGGAGCTGGCCCAGGCGGGGCCTACCAGAGCCTCGCAGAGCCCGGCAGCTCCTACGGCGGCCCCGAGCACAGCGGAAACGCCTTCCACGCACAGCCCTACAAGGCCCAGCAGTACGGGAACTGCCTCAACAGGCAGCCGGGGGCGCCCGGCTTGCCGGACGGCGTCTGCGGGGCCGGGATTCCAGCGGCAAAGCTGAAAAGCACCTCAGCGCAGGGAAGCGGGAGCCAGCCAGAGTTTGGCCTGTCGCCGGGGGTGCCCGGCGAGTCCGCGGGCGCCGCGGTGAGTGGCATGGCCACCCAAGACCTGGTGGAACAGGGGTACCTGGCCCATCAGCTCCTCAGCGACAGCGTGCACCACCCAGGGGCCGGCCGCGGCGCTCAGCAGATGCTAGGGCAGGTTAGTGCTACCTCACACCTCAACGTCTTTCAAGGGCCGGAGAGCGGCCTGCCAGGGCCTCCCTGCATCGGCAGCCAGCCGGCAGGCTTGGCGGCCGCCAGGGGCTACCAGCCGTGTGCCGGCTACGGGGGAGGCCGGCGCCAGGCTGCGCTGAGGGGCAGCCTCTCTCTGCAGCAGGGACAGCTCAGTGACACAAGTCAGACCTGCAAGGTGAACGGCATCAAGACGGAGATGCAAGGGCAGCCCCATCAGCTGTGTTCTAACGTGCAGGGTTACTCTGGTCAGTTCTATGACCAACCCGTTGGCTTCGGTCAGCACGACATGAAGACTGGTTCCTTCTCCATCTCGGAAGCCAACTGCCTGCTACAGGGGGCCAGCGCCGAAAACTCTGAATTACTTTCCCCAGGTGCTAACCAGGTGACCAGCACGGTTGACGGCCTTGACGGCCATGACCTGGAAGGGGTGCAGATTGATTTTGATGCCATCATAGACGACGGGGACCACGCCAGCCTGATGTCAGGAGCCCTGAGCCCCAGCATCATTCAGAacctttccctttcctcctcccgcCTCACAACGCCCCGCGCGTCCCTCCCGCTGCCCGCGCTGTCCGTGAGCACCACCAACATGGCCATCGGGGACATGAGCTCCTTGCTGACCTCCCTCGCAGAAGAAAGCAAATTCCTTGCGGTTATGCAATAGGGCGTTAGGGGAGAAGGCTGCCAACCAACGTGAAACTTTAGGAGTTTAAAAGATTAAATGgacacagtttttttgttttttggttttttttgctgtttttttgttttgttttgttttgttttgtttttagttctgtATGTATTTTAGCAATCTCATCTCACCTAACTGGGATGTGTTTCAAGTATATTCCTTTTATGGAAAAGGACTCTGAACAACCCTAAAGTATTCTAGGGAGAAACTGTCTTCCATTTCAGTTTTGAATCAGTATTGTTACACTAGaaccatcctctttttttttttttaaactataagcCCATCCCCCTTTCTAGTAAACCAGTGTAAATGTGCGATGTgcatgttctcatttcttttcaaagagaGGTCAGACGAAAGGATTTGATATGTTTCTCTGTTACTCAAAGGAAATAGGAGTTGGTGTGCTTTTTGAGCGAGgggtgatgcttccagcttttcaaatttccctttacatgtgctctgtgtttgtttttggttttttggagggttttcgttttgttttgtttttgtttttggtaattcCCACACTGGGCACAAGAATCAGAATAAGGATAGTGAGTTTAAGAATCTCTGGTGGGGGCGCTGTAGCAGAGATAACCGATTTTTTTtacctgctccccctcctccccccccccccccccagttcagGTCAGGGCATGCTTTCAACACTTGCACACAGCGGGAATTTGGGGCTCTGGCAGATGAACTAGTTTGTTCACGGTTGGGGTTTAGAATTCTCCTGTCCGTGAGTGCACTCAGGGCAGGTACGTCTACACGCTCAACTCCTCAGTTCTCTgtcttgctttttctccctccGTCCCCATGACCGTTCGATGCTGTTCCGCGctccagggagagaggggaagggccacgAGTTTGCTACTTGCATCTGTCCCGACGAGAAGTTAGGTAGATTGTAGAGTGAAGCTACTGGGTAGAAATAGTTGGGGGAACATTTGTGGGTTTGCTGTATTTGTTAATGATAGTTCCATCTCTTTACCCGTTGTCATAGGTAACTGAGAATTGATTATATATAGTTCCAAGTATATAGGTATTGAAACAACCCGGCAGCCGCCTATGTCATTGCCATATATTAATTCCACTGTAGTGAAGGAGTATTTCTATTCTAAGTGCCCTATTTTAAGGGATTGGTAAAACTTAGTTGTGAAAGAAAAAGCTCACATATGATGACCTTTGGAATAAATCCCTTTAACAATTGTTAGTGTTTAAGAGCACTGGGGAGGACGGTTAGTAGCTGTGTGGATGGATGCCTTTTCTTGCACCCAGTCTATTAAACGATGCATCCATTTAAGAAGTTAAATGTTCTATGCAGTTAGTCCTGAATGTGGACTTAATTGGTACTTTCGTTTtggattaaaacattttaaagactaAAAGGAGTACAGCTACTTCCCATGTGCAGTCGATACACATAAAAGACATACTATGTGTGCACAGAGTACATGGATTATCCAGCATTTCacatttacaaatatgtaaactattaataataaaatattaacacctCAGACTACCTGCTCCTTTTTTCCCATTGACCCTGGAGTTGGATTTATCCAGAGTGATTCATGACTCAATTGGGTGGCTTTTTCCCTTGATTCCTGCCATTTGAATTAGTATTAGACAaagtcaagtaaaataaaataataggtcataggaaaacaaaatgttagaTCCAGCCCGTTTTTCTCATGTTTGTGTTCTCTCATTTGGACCAAGAATCTCAGCGTGGAGGTAAACGTGCCCTTTGGGACTTTGTGGCTAACAAAGTTGGGTTTGCTTTCAATTGGATGTTCCTGAAATCAAGAGGGATGTTGAGACCCTTCCCGCCCACAGCCAGCACCTACTTTTAGGTCAAAGGATGCATCTGCTGTGGAACAGAGCCCCAAAGCAAAAGACGGCTACTGATCTGAGCTCAGTGGAGTGGAGTCTACCAAGTTCCAACAGAAAAGAGCCAGGCTTTTTCCTCACACAGGTCAGGATCCAGTCACAAAATCAGCGATCCATTCCCCGAGTCTCCTTTTTCCACAAACCCGAGCATCTCCAGGTCTTGATCTtacatgctctcacggtttggtCTGACCCCcatcctccctctgtctcaaagcTTGGGTCCTGGGCGTTCTCCCGTCTCCTGAGTGAGGACGGCGGGTCCCTGGCACCACGCGGCCCTCCCCAGTAAAATTCCCAGAGGCGACCTCCATTTCTCAGTTACCATCGTTTCCTACGTCACCCTCGTCCTTCGTGGAAGGATGGACGGCAGCTGGGTGAGGACCATTGTCATCTTGTGCCTCTGTTTTCCTTCACctcttcttttcctacttttacCTTCTACCCTTAGATTTGCAGGAGATACTCTTGCTTCAGCTCCACATTTGGCTTCTCTCCATGGAAGTCTCAGAAAGAGGGGGacgaggggagagggaggaagaaggcatACTTTTCCGGGAGAGCAGTGATGCTGGACAGTCAGTGGAAGGAGGGTCTGTCGGGGCCACGTACAAGTCTGTGGACTTGGTGTCAGCTGGGACAGGACCCACCCCAGCCTCCAaccttctctctgctttcctgccCCACGCGTTGAGGGAGACAGCAGCAACTGCCTAGTTTCACATCCTGCCTTTCAATGCAGGCTCGTACATGGTCCTCCTGTTGAACATCTGTGTTCACCATAGTTTCACAGGTTAAACCATTCCGTGTTCTTTTCTGGAGAGCTGACGAGACTGCACCCTGCTCCTCATATATTGGCTCATCCTCTCGAGCCGCAGTTGTGATTCTTGCGATGTATGTGCCTTATTTTATGTTAATCTCGTCGATGCGAGGGACCAGTTGGTGTCGCCCGATGGATGGACCGGGGCTCCGGGCCGCGCGCTCCCCGGCCGGCCGCGAGCACACGATTGTAGCCGAGTCTGAGCTGTCTTGTAACCCGGTTTCCCGTGTTGTTTTGAACTGATGGAGGATGTTCTCTTCTGACAAGTTACCGTTGTGTATCCTGCAAACGTGTAAAATAAGatacaacttcatttttttcgccttttttagatttttaaaaaaataaaacgtgtaatccttttttaaaagaaaacacctgTAAATACATTTAAGGATTGTAGGCGTAGTGTTCGGATGTGGCCGGCCCGGGGCCGTCTCGGATCAGCCTGCAGCCGTGCGGTGAGGTCCCCAAGCCCACCTCATGCCCGGGGCTGCGGTCCCGCCACGCGTGGACTCTACTTTTGCTTTCAGAACCACCTACTCATTttgtaacaaaaagaaagaaccatGTTTCTTACGATGTCAATAAAAAACGCTTTGTACTGAAATTGTTCCAGGGTCGTTTATTTGATCCATAGCTGAAGGGAGAGCGGCTTCCCTGGGAAGGATCCAGAGCTTGTGTTTGGACCCAGACcctacccacccccactcccaccccccccccccacacacacacagacaagctGAGTGCGCGTCTGTCCTGAGACTCCCATTCCTCCTCCCCAAATTGGGGTGCTGATGCACCTGCCGGTGGGGACGTCCGTGAGGGTGCCTACCTGGGAGGCACGCCGGTTACGACCATAATcgtttttccttcattttatcccTTCGCCAGACTCTGGGGAAGGATGCGAATAAGGTTCGATGTCTAAGAACTGAACTGCTTTCTCTTTTATAAGTGATCCTCTCCCTTCAAGGGATATA
It includes:
- the GLI3 gene encoding transcriptional activator GLI3 isoform X2, which codes for MEAQSRSSTTPEKKKVENSIVKCSTRTDVSEKAVASSTTSNEDESPGQTYHRERRNAVTMQPQSVQGLGKISEEPSTSSDERASLIKKEIHGSLPHLAEPSVPYRGTVFAMDPRNGYMEPHYHPSHLFPAFHPPVPIDARHHEGRYHYDPSPIPPLHVPSALSSSPTYSDLPFIRISPHRNPAAASEPPFSPPHPYINPYMDYIRSLHSPSLSMISAARGLSPTDAPHAGVSPAEYYHQMALLAGQRSPYADIIPSAATAGAGAIHMEYLHAMDSTRFPSPRLSARPSRKRTLSISPLSDHSFDLQTMIRTSPNSLVTILNNSRSSSSASGSYGHLSASAISPALSFTYPSAPVSLHMHQQILSRQQSLGSAFGHSPPLIHPAPTFPTQRPIPGIPTVLNPVQVSSGPSESSQNKPTSESAVSSTGDLMHNKRSKIKPDEDLPSPGPRGQQEQPEGTTLVKEEGDKDESKQEPEVIYETNCHWEGCTREFDTQEQLVHHINNDHIHGEKKEFVCRWLDCSREQKPFKAQYMLVVHMRRHTGEKPHKCTFEGCTKAYSRLENLKTHLRSHTGEKPYVCEHEGCNKAFSNASDRAKHQNRTHSNEKPYVCKIPGCTKRYTDPSSLRKHVKTVHGPEAHVTKKQRGDIHPRPPPPRDSGSHSQSRSPGRQTQGALGEQKDLSNTTSKREECLQVKAVKAEKPMTSQPSPGGQSSCSSQQSPISNYSNSGLELPLTDGGGVGDLGAIDETPIMDSTISTATTALALQARRNPAGTKWMEHVKLERLKQVNGILPRLNPILPPKAPAVSPLIGNGTQPSTSCSLGGPMTLLPNRSDLSGVDITMLNMLNRRDSSTSTISSAYLSSRRSSGISPCFSSRRSSEASQAEGRPQNVSVADSYDPISTDASRRSSEASQCEGLPSLLSLTPAQQYRLKAKYAAATGGPPPTPLPNMERMSLKTRMALLGDGREPAGALPPVHPPRRCSDGGAHGSGRRPLLPPDVLGNGVRRASDPVRTVSESLSLPRVQRFSSLHGFDPPGLPPSLDKRNLVLQNYTRPEGGPPRHFLPSPCPPSITENITLESLTVDADVNLNDEDFLPDDVVQYLNSQNQAGYEQHFQSAVSDDGKVPPGPGLGSGPGDFEPPELPDGHAGQQYRRLEQPCTEASKSDLPIQWNEVSSGSADLCSSKLKCGPRPAAPQPRAFGLYGNPGAHPQDALRSGAGPGGAYQSLAEPGSSYGGPEHSGNAFHAQPYKAQQYGNCLNRQPGAPGLPDGVCGAGIPAAKLKSTSAQGSGSQPEFGLSPGVPGESAGAAVSGMATQDLVEQGYLAHQLLSDSVHHPGAGRGAQQMLGQVSATSHLNVFQGPESGLPGPPCIGSQPAGLAAARGYQPCAGYGGGRRQAALRGSLSLQQGQLSDTSQTCKVNGIKTEMQGQPHQLCSNVQGYSGQFYDQPVGFGQHDMKTGSFSISEANCLLQGASAENSELLSPGANQVTSTVDGLDGHDLEGVQIDFDAIIDDGDHASLMSGALSPSIIQNLSLSSSRLTTPRASLPLPALSVSTTNMAIGDMSSLLTSLAEESKFLAVMQ